In Mixta intestinalis, the following are encoded in one genomic region:
- a CDS encoding YkvA family protein — protein sequence MLFESMRRWVRPIKKDSLTLWFAFRDARTPLWLKLLVILLAVYAFSPIDLIPDFIPVLGLLDDAIIVPLGIILLLRLLPREVRLSCEAQVEQQRQQGKRLFGRAGLLTVLLIWLAIVFWCIHHFMA from the coding sequence ATGTTGTTTGAGAGTATGCGGCGCTGGGTGCGGCCGATCAAAAAGGATTCGCTGACGCTGTGGTTCGCCTTTCGCGATGCGCGTACGCCGCTATGGCTGAAACTGTTGGTCATTCTGCTGGCCGTTTACGCTTTCAGCCCTATCGATCTCATTCCTGATTTTATCCCGGTTCTGGGGCTGCTGGATGACGCCATCATCGTGCCGCTCGGCATCATATTGCTGCTGCGCCTGCTGCCGCGCGAGGTTCGTCTGAGCTGTGAAGCTCAGGTAGAACAGCAACGACAGCAGGGCAAAAGGTTGTTTGGTCGTGCTGGCTTATTAACGGTGCTGCTGATCTGGCTGGCGATAGTTTTCTGGTGCATCCATCATTTTATGGCATAA
- a CDS encoding YeiH family putative sulfate export transporter, with protein sequence MADVTINKSLPTPGRYLPGLLLTGVIATAALLLGNQPSFTGLGLSALTLAIVIGMVLGNSLYPPLSTFCDSGVLLAKQRLLRLGIVLYGFRLTFQQIADVGASGIVIDLLTLSSTFFLACWLGQRWLKLDRETCWLIGAGSSICGAAAVLATEPVIKAQTSKVAVAIATVVLFGTLAIFIWPLLWPLAHHFWPALSAAQFGIYTGSTVHEVAQVVAAGHAIAPQTENAAVITKMLRVMLLAPFLLLLSARLRQLVPQQQEGKRALAFPWFALLFIAVALFNSFHLLPARWIAAIEQVDTLLLAMAMAALGLTTHISALKQAGIRPLLLGLLLFIWLMLGGGALNLLVHHFMP encoded by the coding sequence ATGGCTGATGTAACGATAAACAAATCACTACCTACGCCGGGGCGTTATCTGCCCGGCCTGCTGTTAACCGGCGTGATTGCCACAGCTGCGTTGCTACTGGGCAATCAACCCAGCTTCACCGGCCTCGGCCTGAGCGCCCTGACACTGGCAATTGTGATTGGGATGGTGCTGGGAAACAGCCTTTATCCACCTCTGAGTACCTTTTGTGACAGTGGCGTTCTGCTGGCGAAGCAGCGGCTGCTGCGGCTGGGGATTGTGCTTTATGGCTTTCGCCTGACTTTCCAGCAAATTGCTGACGTGGGCGCCAGCGGCATTGTTATCGACCTGCTGACACTCAGCTCCACCTTTTTTCTCGCCTGCTGGCTGGGACAGCGCTGGCTAAAGCTCGATCGTGAAACCTGCTGGCTGATTGGCGCAGGCAGCAGCATTTGCGGTGCCGCCGCGGTACTGGCTACCGAGCCGGTGATTAAGGCGCAGACATCAAAGGTAGCAGTGGCGATCGCCACGGTGGTACTGTTCGGTACGCTGGCGATTTTTATCTGGCCGTTGCTCTGGCCGCTGGCGCACCATTTCTGGCCAGCACTGAGCGCCGCGCAGTTTGGCATCTATACCGGCTCCACCGTGCATGAGGTGGCGCAGGTGGTTGCGGCGGGCCACGCCATCGCTCCACAAACAGAAAACGCGGCGGTGATCACTAAAATGCTGCGGGTGATGCTGCTGGCACCGTTTCTGCTGTTGCTCTCCGCACGGCTACGTCAGCTGGTTCCGCAACAGCAAGAGGGAAAACGCGCTCTCGCCTTCCCCTGGTTCGCCCTGCTGTTTATTGCCGTCGCGCTGTTTAACTCATTCCACCTGCTGCCCGCTCGCTGGATTGCGGCCATTGAGCAAGTCGATACCCTGCTGCTGGCGATGGCAATGGCCGCGCTGGGGCTGACTACGCATATCAGCGCGCTGAAGCAGGCTGGTATACGCCCGCTGTTGCTGGGGCTGCTGCTGTTTATCTGGCTGATGCTGGGCGGCGGCGCGCTTAACCTGCTGGTGCACCATTTCATGCCCTGA
- the nfo gene encoding deoxyribonuclease IV, which translates to MKFIGAHVSAAGGVDQAVVRAHELEATAFALFTKNQRQWRAAALTPETIRAFRNACEKYGYSSAQILPHDSFLINLGHPQAEPLEKSRAAFIDELQRCEQLGLSLLNFHPGSHLNQIDEAACLRRIAESINIALDKTTGVTAVIENTAGQGSNLGFRFEHLAAIIDGVEDKSRVGVCIDTCHAFAGGYDLRSEADCTTTFAEFERIVGFQYLRGMHLNDAKSAYGSRVDRHHSLGEGNIGTTVFSWLMKDSRFDNIPLILETINPDIWKDEIAWLKSQQRDPALTQ; encoded by the coding sequence ATGAAATTTATCGGCGCTCACGTAAGCGCGGCGGGCGGCGTGGATCAGGCGGTAGTGCGTGCGCACGAACTGGAAGCCACGGCGTTCGCGCTGTTTACTAAAAACCAGCGGCAATGGCGCGCTGCGGCGCTCACGCCGGAAACCATTCGCGCGTTTCGCAACGCCTGCGAAAAATATGGCTACAGCAGCGCCCAGATCCTGCCGCACGACAGCTTTCTGATCAACCTTGGGCATCCGCAGGCGGAGCCGCTGGAGAAATCCCGTGCGGCTTTTATTGATGAGCTACAGCGCTGTGAGCAGCTCGGTCTGTCGCTGCTTAACTTCCATCCCGGTAGCCACCTTAACCAGATTGATGAAGCCGCCTGCCTGCGCCGCATTGCAGAATCGATCAATATCGCGCTCGATAAAACCACCGGCGTTACCGCCGTTATTGAAAACACCGCCGGTCAGGGCAGTAATCTCGGCTTTCGTTTTGAGCATCTGGCAGCAATTATTGATGGCGTGGAGGATAAATCACGCGTCGGCGTCTGCATTGATACCTGCCACGCTTTTGCTGGCGGCTACGATCTGCGCAGCGAGGCGGACTGCACGACAACCTTTGCTGAATTTGAGCGTATCGTTGGCTTTCAGTACCTGCGTGGAATGCACCTGAACGATGCCAAAAGCGCTTACGGCAGCCGCGTTGACCGCCATCATAGCCTGGGCGAAGGGAATATCGGCACCACCGTATTTAGCTGGCTGATGAAAGACAGCCGTTTCGATAACATCCCGCTGATTCTGGAAACTATCAATCCCGATATCTGGAAGGATGAGATCGCCTGGCTGAAGTCGCAGCAGCGCGATCCGGCGCTCACGCAATAA
- the fruA gene encoding PTS fructose transporter subunit IIBC, protein MKTLLMTDSSLGLASGYMAKQLIAAAAGNAGLTLVENPADAELVIVLGDRMPTDDALNGKMVWLGDAAQAVRDPQALLAQAKAEARPWQAPAAEPNAASIDTALPNAMKRIVAITACPTGVAHTFMAAEAIETEAKKRGWWVKVETRGSVGAGNPVTPQEVAEADLVIVAADIEVDLTKFAGKPMYRTSTSLALKKTAQEFDKALAEARPYQPKGSQPGAAETGEQQKERAGAYRHLLTGVSYMLPMVVAGGLSIALSFAFGINAFKEQGTLAAALMQIGGDTAFALMVPVLAGFIAFSIADRPGLTPGLIGGMLASSVNAGFLGGIIAGFIAGYVAKFLSNKVKLPQSMEALKPILIIPLVASLITGLLMIYVVGTPVAKIMEGLTHWLGNMGTGNAVLLGAILGGMMCADMGGPINKVAYAFGVGLLSSQTYAPMAAIMAAGMVPPLAMGLATLLARRKFNKGQQEGGKAALVLGLCFISEGAIPFAARDPMRVLPCCIIGGAVTGAISMMVGAKLMAPHGGLFVLLIPGAITPVLGYLLAIIVGTLLAGIAYAILKRPESELVKA, encoded by the coding sequence ATGAAAACGCTGCTGATGACGGACTCTTCGCTGGGGCTTGCCTCCGGCTATATGGCGAAACAACTTATCGCGGCCGCGGCGGGCAACGCAGGCCTGACGCTGGTGGAAAATCCTGCCGACGCCGAACTGGTCATTGTACTGGGTGACCGGATGCCAACGGACGATGCGTTAAATGGTAAAATGGTATGGCTGGGCGATGCTGCACAGGCAGTACGCGATCCGCAGGCGTTGTTGGCTCAGGCCAAAGCAGAAGCCAGACCCTGGCAGGCTCCGGCTGCTGAACCGAACGCTGCGTCCATCGACACTGCACTCCCGAATGCTATGAAGCGCATTGTGGCGATCACCGCCTGTCCAACCGGCGTGGCGCATACGTTTATGGCGGCAGAGGCGATTGAAACCGAAGCGAAAAAACGCGGCTGGTGGGTGAAAGTAGAAACTCGCGGTTCCGTTGGTGCCGGTAATCCTGTTACACCGCAGGAAGTGGCCGAGGCCGATCTGGTGATCGTTGCGGCGGATATTGAAGTCGATCTGACGAAATTTGCCGGTAAGCCGATGTATCGTACCTCTACCAGCCTGGCGCTGAAGAAAACCGCGCAGGAGTTTGATAAAGCGCTGGCAGAAGCCCGGCCTTATCAGCCGAAAGGCAGTCAGCCTGGTGCGGCAGAGACGGGTGAACAGCAGAAGGAGCGGGCCGGTGCCTATCGCCATCTGCTGACCGGCGTCTCCTATATGCTGCCGATGGTCGTGGCGGGTGGCCTGTCAATTGCGCTTTCTTTTGCTTTTGGTATTAACGCATTTAAAGAGCAGGGGACACTGGCAGCGGCGCTGATGCAGATTGGTGGCGATACCGCTTTTGCGCTGATGGTGCCGGTGCTGGCAGGTTTTATCGCCTTTTCCATCGCCGATCGCCCTGGCCTGACGCCGGGTCTGATCGGCGGGATGCTGGCCAGCAGCGTTAACGCAGGCTTCCTCGGCGGTATTATTGCCGGTTTTATCGCCGGTTATGTGGCGAAGTTCCTCAGCAACAAGGTAAAACTGCCGCAAAGTATGGAGGCGCTGAAGCCAATACTGATAATTCCGCTGGTGGCGAGCCTGATTACCGGTCTGCTGATGATTTATGTTGTGGGTACGCCGGTAGCAAAAATCATGGAAGGCCTGACCCACTGGCTGGGTAACATGGGCACCGGCAACGCGGTACTGCTGGGCGCAATTCTTGGCGGCATGATGTGTGCCGATATGGGCGGTCCGATTAATAAAGTTGCCTATGCGTTCGGCGTGGGCCTGCTAAGTTCGCAAACCTATGCCCCGATGGCAGCGATTATGGCTGCCGGTATGGTGCCGCCGCTGGCAATGGGCCTGGCAACGCTGCTGGCACGCAGGAAGTTCAATAAAGGCCAGCAGGAAGGGGGCAAAGCGGCGCTTGTGCTGGGCCTGTGCTTTATCTCCGAAGGCGCGATTCCGTTTGCGGCGCGTGACCCGATGCGTGTACTGCCGTGCTGTATCATCGGCGGTGCGGTTACCGGCGCGATTTCCATGATGGTCGGCGCGAAGCTGATGGCACCGCACGGTGGCCTGTTCGTGCTGCTGATCCCCGGCGCGATTACGCCTGTGCTGGGTTACCTGCTGGCGATTATCGTGGGTACGCTGTTGGCGGGTATCGCCTACGCCATCCTGAAACGCCCGGAATCGGAATTGGTAAAAGCCTGA
- the fruK gene encoding 1-phosphofructokinase, producing the protein MSRRVATITLNPAYDLVGFCPEIERGEVNLVKTTGLHAAGKGINVAKVLKDLGIDVTVGGFLGKENQDGFQHLFSELGIANRFQVVPGRTRINVKLTEKDGEVTDLNFSGFEVSNQDWERFAADSLSWLGQFDMVCVSGSLPSGVTPEAFTRWMSALRTHCPCIIFDSSREALVAGLKAAPWLVKPNRRELEIWAGRKLPTLKEVIEAAHALREQGIAHVVISLGAEGALWVNASGEWIARPPACEVVSTVGAGDSMVGGLIYGLLMRESSEHTLRLATAVAALAVSQSNVGITDRTQLAAMMARVDLKPFN; encoded by the coding sequence ATGAGCAGACGCGTAGCAACTATTACCTTAAATCCGGCCTATGACCTGGTCGGTTTCTGCCCGGAAATTGAGCGTGGCGAAGTCAATCTGGTGAAAACTACCGGCCTGCATGCCGCAGGAAAAGGCATTAACGTAGCGAAGGTTCTGAAGGATTTAGGCATCGACGTTACCGTCGGCGGCTTCCTGGGAAAAGAGAATCAGGATGGCTTTCAGCACCTGTTCAGCGAACTGGGTATCGCCAATCGTTTTCAGGTAGTGCCGGGCCGCACGCGCATTAACGTCAAGCTGACCGAAAAGGATGGCGAAGTTACCGATCTTAATTTCTCCGGTTTTGAGGTCAGTAATCAGGACTGGGAGCGCTTTGCGGCAGACTCGCTGAGCTGGCTGGGGCAGTTCGATATGGTTTGCGTCAGCGGCAGCCTGCCATCGGGCGTGACGCCGGAGGCCTTTACCCGCTGGATGAGCGCACTGCGCACCCATTGCCCGTGCATTATTTTCGACAGCAGCCGCGAAGCGCTGGTCGCCGGGCTAAAAGCCGCGCCATGGCTGGTAAAACCCAACCGTCGCGAACTGGAAATCTGGGCCGGGCGCAAGCTGCCGACGCTGAAAGAGGTGATTGAAGCGGCGCATGCGCTGCGCGAACAGGGCATCGCTCATGTGGTGATCTCGCTGGGCGCAGAGGGCGCGCTGTGGGTTAACGCTTCCGGTGAATGGATCGCCAGGCCGCCTGCCTGTGAAGTGGTCAGCACCGTGGGTGCCGGGGATTCAATGGTAGGCGGGCTGATTTATGGCCTGCTGATGCGCGAATCCAGCGAGCATACCTTGCGCCTGGCGACAGCAGTCGCTGCGCTGGCGGTAAGCCAGAGCAACGTCGGTATCACCGATCGTACCCAGTTGGCCGCCATGATGGCACGCGTCGACCTGAAACCCTTTAACTGA
- the fruB gene encoding fused PTS fructose transporter subunit IIA/HPr protein has product MFQLDISAIHPGQTASNKEEAIRQVAAALTAAGNVGEGYVTGMLAREQQTSTYLGNGIAIPHGTTDTRDLVLQTGIQVFQFPQGIAWGDEQTAYVVIGIAARSDEHLALLRQLTHVLSDDDVAAELRTTDSAETLRSLLMGEKQGSEFKFDTSLIAVEVNASDLMTLQALNAGRLQQAGAVDARFVAQVIGAKPLNLGQGIWLNDSTEGNLGSAVAVSRAAQPFDVDGETAAMLVTVAVTDDKPLQVLNYLSDLLLKQKAERLLKADAAGVLALLTSEVNEQADVLTAEFIIRNEHGLHARPGTALVSVIKKFNCDVTITNLDGSGKPANGRSLMKVVALGVKKGHRLRFTASGEDAQQALEAIEEAINSGLGEGAA; this is encoded by the coding sequence ATGTTCCAGCTTGATATTAGCGCCATCCATCCTGGCCAAACGGCCAGCAATAAGGAAGAGGCGATTCGCCAGGTTGCTGCTGCGTTGACGGCGGCTGGAAATGTCGGTGAAGGCTATGTGACCGGCATGCTCGCACGTGAACAGCAGACCTCAACCTATCTTGGCAATGGTATTGCTATTCCCCACGGCACTACTGATACCCGCGATCTGGTACTGCAAACCGGCATACAGGTTTTTCAGTTTCCGCAGGGTATCGCCTGGGGTGACGAGCAGACTGCTTATGTGGTGATCGGTATTGCCGCACGTTCTGATGAGCATTTGGCGCTGCTGCGTCAGCTGACGCACGTCCTGAGCGATGACGATGTTGCCGCCGAGCTGAGAACAACGGATTCCGCGGAAACGCTGCGCAGCCTGCTGATGGGTGAAAAGCAGGGCAGCGAATTTAAATTTGATACTTCACTGATCGCCGTGGAGGTTAACGCCAGCGATTTGATGACGCTACAGGCGCTCAACGCCGGTCGTCTTCAGCAGGCGGGCGCGGTGGATGCGCGCTTTGTCGCGCAGGTTATCGGCGCGAAGCCGCTGAATCTGGGGCAGGGGATCTGGCTGAACGACAGCACCGAGGGCAATCTCGGCAGCGCCGTGGCGGTAAGCCGTGCGGCTCAACCTTTTGACGTCGATGGCGAAACGGCAGCGATGCTGGTAACCGTTGCCGTAACGGATGATAAGCCGTTGCAGGTGCTGAACTACCTGAGCGATCTGCTGCTGAAGCAAAAAGCTGAACGTCTGCTGAAAGCGGACGCGGCAGGCGTACTGGCGTTGCTGACCAGCGAGGTCAACGAGCAGGCAGACGTGCTGACAGCAGAATTTATCATCCGTAACGAGCATGGTCTTCATGCCCGCCCGGGTACGGCGCTGGTCAGCGTTATTAAGAAATTTAACTGCGACGTAACGATTACTAATCTCGACGGCAGCGGTAAACCGGCTAACGGACGCAGCCTGATGAAGGTCGTCGCGCTGGGCGTGAAAAAAGGACATCGCCTGCGCTTTACCGCCAGCGGTGAAGATGCGCAACAGGCGCTGGAAGCAATTGAGGAGGCAATTAACAGCGGCCTCGGTGAGGGTGCAGCATGA
- a CDS encoding YkgJ family cysteine cluster protein, giving the protein MECRTACGACCTAPSISSPIPGMPHGKPANTPCVQLDEDLRCKIFGSPLRPKVCASLQPSAEMCALTREQAITWLLTLEAATAP; this is encoded by the coding sequence ATGGAATGTCGCACCGCCTGCGGAGCCTGCTGTACAGCACCGTCTATTTCATCGCCGATTCCCGGTATGCCGCATGGCAAGCCGGCTAATACGCCCTGCGTGCAGCTGGATGAGGATCTTCGCTGTAAAATCTTTGGTTCACCGTTGCGCCCCAAAGTGTGTGCCAGCCTGCAACCCTCTGCGGAGATGTGCGCCTTAACGCGTGAGCAGGCGATAACCTGGCTGCTTACGCTGGAAGCGGCTACTGCCCCCTGA
- the yeiP gene encoding elongation factor P-like protein YeiP — MPKANEIKRGMAVTWNGKLLLVKDIDIQSPSARGAATLYKMRFTDIRTGLKVEERFKGDDILDAISLSRRSVTFSYVDGDEYVFMDDEDYTPYSFKKDQIEEELLFIPEGGIPGIQVLTMDGQVLALELPQTVDMEIVDTAPGIKGASASARTKPAAMSTGLSIQVPEYLSNGDKIRIHIAERRYMGRAE, encoded by the coding sequence ATGCCAAAAGCTAACGAAATTAAACGCGGAATGGCCGTCACCTGGAACGGCAAGCTGCTGCTGGTAAAAGATATTGATATTCAAAGCCCCAGCGCACGTGGCGCTGCCACGCTGTATAAAATGCGTTTTACCGATATCCGCACCGGCCTGAAGGTAGAAGAGCGTTTTAAGGGTGATGATATCCTTGATGCAATCTCACTGAGTCGCCGTTCGGTCACCTTTTCCTACGTGGATGGTGACGAATATGTCTTTATGGATGATGAAGACTATACGCCCTACAGCTTTAAGAAAGATCAAATAGAAGAAGAGCTGCTGTTTATTCCTGAAGGTGGCATCCCGGGCATACAGGTACTGACTATGGATGGACAGGTGCTGGCGCTGGAGCTGCCGCAAACCGTGGATATGGAAATTGTTGATACCGCACCCGGCATTAAAGGTGCCTCAGCCAGCGCCCGAACTAAACCCGCAGCAATGAGCACCGGCCTGTCGATCCAGGTTCCGGAATACCTCAGCAACGGCGACAAAATACGCATTCATATCGCCGAACGTCGCTATATGGGCCGCGCTGAGTAA
- a CDS encoding CobW family GTP-binding protein, which yields MIQVNLITGFLGSGKTTTLLHLLAHKPANENWAVLVNEFGEIGIDGALLAESGAVLKEIPGGCMCCVNGLPMQVGLNMLLRQHPLDRLLIEPTGLGHPKQILDMLSAEAYQPWLTLQASLTLIDPRQLSDPRIRENENFRDQLAAADIIIANKQDRWQEADRQALEQWHAAQPGDRQLICTEYGRIDPALLAQPRRNLRVLPQGELHHQHQRDSGLAALRVDRHVPWRRALNQGQGYYACGWAFDSDTVFDTVGILEWARLAPVERVKGVMRIAEGAVSINRQGADFHIETRQAPPPDSRIEIIHHSDANWNQLQSELLKLRLNN from the coding sequence ATGATCCAGGTCAATTTAATCACCGGTTTCCTCGGTAGCGGTAAGACCACCACGCTGCTGCATTTGCTGGCACATAAACCAGCAAATGAAAACTGGGCGGTACTGGTGAATGAGTTTGGCGAAATCGGTATTGATGGTGCACTGCTGGCCGAGAGCGGTGCCGTATTAAAGGAAATTCCCGGCGGTTGTATGTGCTGCGTTAACGGCTTGCCAATGCAGGTAGGTCTGAATATGCTGCTACGTCAGCACCCGCTTGATCGCCTGCTGATTGAACCCACTGGCCTGGGCCATCCAAAGCAGATTCTGGATATGCTCAGCGCCGAAGCCTATCAGCCCTGGCTGACGTTACAGGCTTCCCTGACGCTGATCGATCCGCGCCAGCTAAGCGACCCGCGCATACGCGAAAATGAAAACTTTCGCGATCAGCTGGCGGCGGCAGATATCATTATTGCCAATAAGCAGGATCGCTGGCAGGAAGCAGATCGTCAGGCACTGGAGCAGTGGCATGCCGCTCAGCCTGGCGATCGTCAGCTGATTTGTACTGAATATGGCCGAATCGATCCTGCGCTGCTGGCGCAGCCACGGCGTAACCTGCGTGTACTGCCACAGGGAGAGCTCCATCATCAACATCAACGCGACTCCGGCCTTGCCGCGCTACGTGTCGATCGCCATGTTCCCTGGCGACGCGCCTTGAATCAGGGACAGGGCTATTATGCCTGTGGCTGGGCATTCGACAGCGACACCGTTTTCGATACCGTCGGCATTCTGGAGTGGGCGCGTCTGGCACCGGTTGAGCGCGTTAAAGGGGTCATGCGCATTGCTGAAGGCGCGGTCAGTATTAACCGACAGGGTGCTGATTTTCACATTGAAACGCGGCAGGCACCGCCGCCGGATAGCCGCATTGAGATTATCCATCACAGTGACGCTAACTGGAATCAGCTGCAAAGCGAACTGTTGAAACTCCGTTTAAACAATTAA
- a CDS encoding phosphatase PAP2 family protein, whose translation MNAKRLAAILLLNLAGVVLFLSWYLPANHGAWFSIDKSIFFWFNQHMATSHAFAFALAIANFRGFDAVSLLAMGLLYWSFWRRETPEGRRRMLAIGICMLLTAVVLNQLGHLLPVKHSSPTLFFDNVWRVSELTGIPAKDASKDSFPGDHGMMLIIFACFMLRYFGIRAFVTALLIAIVFSLPRIMAGAHWFTDVAVGSLSVVLMGLSWWLITPASDLLINWLYRTLPGKYKPGKTG comes from the coding sequence ATGAACGCAAAACGGTTAGCGGCTATTTTGCTGCTGAATCTGGCCGGGGTAGTGCTGTTTTTATCCTGGTATCTGCCAGCAAATCACGGCGCCTGGTTCAGCATTGATAAATCGATATTTTTCTGGTTTAACCAGCATATGGCCACCAGCCATGCTTTCGCTTTCGCGCTGGCAATCGCCAACTTTCGCGGTTTCGATGCGGTTTCTTTGCTGGCGATGGGGCTGCTTTACTGGTCTTTCTGGCGTCGGGAAACACCCGAGGGGCGGCGTCGGATGCTGGCGATCGGTATCTGTATGCTGCTGACGGCGGTGGTTCTTAATCAGCTGGGCCATCTGCTGCCGGTAAAACATTCCAGTCCGACGCTGTTTTTTGATAACGTCTGGCGCGTTAGCGAGTTGACCGGCATTCCGGCTAAAGACGCTTCGAAAGACAGCTTCCCCGGCGATCACGGCATGATGCTGATTATTTTCGCCTGCTTTATGCTGCGCTATTTTGGCATCAGAGCCTTTGTGACAGCCCTGCTGATTGCCATTGTGTTTTCTCTGCCGCGCATTATGGCTGGCGCTCACTGGTTTACCGATGTAGCGGTAGGCTCGTTGTCGGTGGTCCTGATGGGATTAAGCTGGTGGCTGATAACACCCGCCAGCGACCTGCTGATTAACTGGCTTTACCGTACGCTCCCCGGTAAATATAAGCCGGGTAAAACAGGCTAA
- the mepS gene encoding bifunctional murein DD-endopeptidase/murein LD-carboxypeptidase, with translation MVKSQPFLRYILRAIPAVALATLLSACSGHHGQNEQTETHAVNNHNGFLLQASQDEFEQMVQNVDIKSRILEQYADWKGVRYRFGGTTKRGIDCSAFVQLTFREQFGLDLPRSTWEQQDTGHQVARGKLRPGDLVLFRSGSTGRHVGIYLGNDNFVHASTSSGVMISSLNDTYWKNRYREARRVLSRTQS, from the coding sequence ATGGTCAAATCTCAACCTTTCCTGAGATATATCTTGCGGGCAATCCCTGCTGTCGCGCTGGCGACATTACTCTCAGCATGTAGTGGTCATCACGGACAGAACGAACAAACTGAGACCCATGCAGTTAATAACCACAATGGTTTTTTACTTCAAGCGTCTCAGGATGAATTTGAACAAATGGTGCAGAATGTCGATATTAAATCGCGTATTCTGGAACAATATGCCGACTGGAAAGGCGTGCGCTATCGTTTTGGTGGTACAACCAAACGCGGCATTGACTGTTCCGCTTTTGTTCAATTAACTTTCCGTGAGCAGTTTGGTCTGGACCTGCCCCGTTCGACGTGGGAACAACAGGATACCGGCCATCAGGTAGCACGCGGTAAGCTGCGCCCCGGCGATCTGGTGCTATTTCGTTCCGGCTCTACCGGACGTCACGTAGGTATTTATCTGGGCAACGATAACTTTGTCCATGCTTCAACCAGCAGCGGTGTAATGATCTCCAGCCTTAATGACACCTACTGGAAAAACCGTTATCGGGAAGCCCGACGCGTACTGAGCAGGACGCAAAGTTAA